In Desulfomonile tiedjei DSM 6799, a genomic segment contains:
- a CDS encoding B12-binding domain-containing radical SAM protein yields MKEQFPDTALFSGSPSDPGVVLVHPPAISKRYLRTKFMPYGMSVIYAFLKHHSVPVIQTDFLMEYLFDSPDDIDYHNPDRTFSQESFFNSLKGAADHPGLRQFVEKYGPKIPSGAGIYGFSIVAYHQYWAALLLGRFIRETNPQALIVFGGPFITIRPSESFVPHGIADYWVKGNGELPLLMLHALFKGRRELDLASIPGLVHIDEGRIITNSKSDLPAEQEFPPEFEGLDLSQYRYEHPMTGKNTFFLPYRISKGCPSRCSFCTGRLVDRYDYKSEDKVIRELKHLTSTYGTNNVQFADASINGNPVQLSNICDRIAEELPDLRWYAYARVKGCSKDVLEKSKKAGCFSLFWGVESADPRTVDLLGKRFDVREMHDLLEHAIAIGIKNYVHLMYNTPHESQKTLSNLTGFIDRYVDLPLVVLLPQRFLLEPQSLLFEKSDHYGLTNIRKVSGPVFEREQYEYDELGGTDHDSIMERNARHREILGPHLELIRCRNLFDFSENRRLKRFGPRAMMQLHAISSRSPLFRRLYDSFVKWMETREKTIREQL; encoded by the coding sequence ATGAAAGAACAATTTCCGGACACGGCACTCTTTTCGGGCTCTCCTTCCGATCCGGGAGTGGTGCTGGTACATCCTCCTGCGATCAGCAAACGTTATCTTCGCACGAAATTCATGCCTTACGGTATGTCCGTTATCTACGCGTTTCTGAAGCACCATTCAGTGCCGGTGATCCAAACGGATTTTCTGATGGAGTATCTTTTCGATTCTCCGGATGATATCGATTATCACAACCCTGACAGGACATTTTCCCAGGAAAGCTTTTTCAACAGTTTGAAAGGTGCGGCCGATCACCCGGGATTGCGACAATTTGTGGAAAAATACGGGCCGAAGATTCCCTCTGGAGCAGGCATTTACGGATTTTCCATTGTCGCGTATCACCAGTACTGGGCAGCGCTCTTGCTGGGCAGGTTCATACGGGAGACAAATCCGCAAGCACTCATTGTCTTTGGCGGGCCTTTCATAACCATACGACCGTCCGAATCGTTTGTTCCTCATGGCATTGCAGATTACTGGGTCAAGGGAAATGGTGAACTGCCGCTCCTGATGCTTCATGCCTTGTTCAAAGGCAGGCGAGAGCTAGACCTCGCGAGCATTCCTGGGCTGGTGCATATCGATGAAGGCAGAATCATTACCAATTCCAAATCAGATCTGCCTGCTGAACAGGAATTTCCGCCGGAATTTGAAGGACTCGATCTGAGCCAGTATCGGTACGAACACCCAATGACGGGCAAGAATACTTTTTTCTTGCCATACAGGATTTCCAAAGGATGTCCTTCCCGGTGCAGTTTTTGTACAGGCAGGCTCGTGGATCGATACGATTACAAATCCGAGGACAAAGTCATCCGTGAGCTAAAGCATCTTACCAGTACGTACGGCACGAACAACGTGCAGTTCGCTGACGCTTCCATAAACGGAAATCCTGTGCAACTATCGAATATATGCGATCGGATTGCCGAAGAATTGCCGGATCTTCGCTGGTACGCGTATGCCAGAGTAAAAGGATGCTCCAAAGATGTACTGGAAAAAAGCAAGAAAGCCGGATGCTTCAGCTTGTTCTGGGGAGTCGAATCCGCGGATCCTCGAACAGTGGATCTTTTGGGAAAACGATTCGATGTCCGGGAAATGCACGATTTGTTGGAGCACGCCATTGCGATAGGAATAAAGAATTATGTGCACCTGATGTACAATACTCCCCATGAGTCTCAGAAAACTCTCTCGAACTTGACCGGCTTTATCGACCGCTACGTGGACTTGCCCCTGGTTGTGTTACTGCCGCAGCGTTTTCTCCTGGAACCGCAATCGTTACTGTTTGAAAAATCGGACCATTATGGGCTCACAAATATTCGAAAAGTGTCCGGGCCGGTCTTCGAACGCGAACAGTACGAGTATGATGAATTGGGGGGAACCGACCATGACTCTATCATGGAGAGAAACGCTCGACACCGTGAAATTCTTGGACCGCACCTTGAACTGATTCGCTGCCGGAACCTGTTCGATTTTTCAGAAAACCGCAGACTCAAACGTTTCGGGCCACGCGCAATGATGCAATTGCATGCAATTTCCTCCCGATCCCCGCTCTTCCGTCGTTTGTACGATTCTTTTGTGAAATGGATGGAAACCCGCGAGAAGACTATTCGCGAGCAATTGTAA
- a CDS encoding SO_0444 family Cu/Zn efflux transporter, protein METLLVIFMSSVKLFADAALYILLGFFVAGLLRVYIRPDSVAHYFHRGRFRSVLYASLLGIPIPLUSCGVVPAVAGFKKQGANNGACLSFLISTPESGVDSIAITYSLLDPIMTVLRPFAAFATALFAGVLENFTGKSYREAREAVPDRTCLVDGCCDGVDCDPAVHAAHHSFAEKLVAGMRYAFDELMGDLLKWFLLGILLAGIITACVPESLISGVFGSGILGYLAVLAMSLPMYVCASMSTPIAAALILKGMSPGTALVFLLAGPATNIATVTMVAGILGRRTLTVYLVSIVLCTLGLAFLTDFIYGALGIHAVAEIGQASKEFVPEWLETGAAVLLAVLMLRVALQKLSAANWPGRLRRHSPEKTHADCSCGHTDSKGAG, encoded by the coding sequence ATGGAAACACTTCTCGTCATATTTATGTCATCCGTGAAATTGTTTGCAGATGCAGCGCTTTACATACTCCTCGGGTTCTTCGTCGCAGGGCTTCTTCGGGTGTACATACGTCCCGACTCGGTTGCCCATTATTTCCACCGAGGTCGATTCAGGTCAGTGCTGTACGCTTCCCTTTTGGGAATCCCTATCCCGCTCTGATCGTGCGGGGTTGTTCCCGCAGTTGCGGGATTCAAAAAACAGGGGGCAAACAACGGAGCCTGTCTTTCTTTTCTGATCTCTACTCCTGAGAGCGGTGTGGATTCCATTGCCATTACGTATTCTCTTTTGGATCCCATTATGACTGTCTTGCGGCCGTTCGCGGCATTTGCAACGGCACTGTTTGCAGGCGTCCTGGAGAATTTTACCGGCAAATCGTACAGAGAAGCGCGTGAGGCCGTCCCGGATAGGACCTGTCTCGTTGATGGCTGCTGCGACGGCGTGGATTGCGATCCCGCAGTGCACGCAGCGCACCATTCGTTTGCGGAAAAACTTGTCGCCGGAATGCGCTATGCGTTCGACGAACTCATGGGCGATCTTTTGAAATGGTTTCTCCTTGGCATACTGCTTGCCGGCATCATTACGGCATGCGTCCCTGAATCGTTGATTTCAGGAGTTTTCGGATCGGGCATTCTGGGATACCTGGCAGTGCTCGCGATGAGTCTTCCGATGTACGTGTGTGCCTCTATGTCGACGCCTATCGCTGCCGCATTGATCCTGAAAGGAATGAGCCCGGGTACTGCTCTTGTGTTCCTTCTGGCCGGACCTGCGACCAACATCGCCACGGTAACCATGGTAGCCGGGATTCTCGGAAGACGCACCCTGACCGTTTATCTTGTATCAATTGTACTGTGCACACTGGGACTGGCTTTTCTTACAGATTTCATCTACGGAGCTCTGGGAATCCACGCGGTCGCTGAGATCGGTCAAGCCTCAAAAGAGTTTGTACCTGAATGGTTGGAGACTGGCGCCGCTGTGCTCCTTGCTGTTCTGATGTTGAGGGTTGCGCTGCAGAAACTCTCGGCAGCGAATTGGCCGGGAAGACTGCGGAGACATTCTCCCGAGAAGACGCACGCGGACTGCTCTTGCGGACACACTGATTCCAAAGGAGCGGGGTGA
- a CDS encoding outer membrane lipoprotein-sorting protein: MRLHSKLLSVVIFTFFMCFSFVPAHAMTADEILQQVEKQNFNDNFRIVLSSKTLKGKKTVSENVIWLMGVRLGDKNAFFLDFEQPKESQGLRFLILVDANKSAQAFMYLPATGKTLPLAMDDPAADLGGTGLSVEDIQGFIPKADEKPSILKEEQVDGKDCYVIRIEQPSDSSERQLWITKKDFILLKTQAVDRSGKVKRTFRVTEMFKTEQGREFPRAEEITIPEKDTRVLIRQENAVFGIEIPEEISDPAKFGTFRWKS, from the coding sequence ATGCGTCTTCATTCAAAACTTCTTAGCGTTGTTATCTTCACGTTCTTTATGTGTTTTTCATTCGTCCCTGCCCACGCGATGACCGCGGATGAGATTCTCCAGCAGGTTGAGAAGCAGAATTTTAACGACAATTTTCGAATAGTTCTTTCCTCAAAGACCCTCAAAGGGAAAAAAACCGTGTCGGAAAACGTCATATGGCTCATGGGCGTGCGGCTCGGTGACAAGAATGCCTTTTTTCTGGATTTCGAGCAGCCTAAGGAATCCCAAGGTCTTCGGTTTTTGATTCTCGTAGACGCGAATAAGAGCGCGCAGGCATTCATGTATTTACCGGCAACGGGAAAAACCCTGCCTCTCGCCATGGACGATCCTGCCGCGGATCTTGGCGGCACAGGACTATCTGTTGAGGACATCCAGGGTTTCATTCCCAAGGCGGACGAGAAACCCTCGATCTTGAAAGAAGAACAGGTGGACGGCAAGGATTGTTATGTGATTCGCATTGAACAGCCGTCCGATTCATCCGAGCGACAGTTGTGGATTACGAAGAAGGATTTTATCCTGCTGAAAACCCAAGCTGTCGATCGGTCGGGAAAAGTTAAGAGGACGTTTCGAGTTACCGAAATGTTCAAGACCGAGCAGGGACGGGAGTTTCCCAGAGCAGAGGAGATAACCATTCCGGAAAAGGATACCCGTGTGCTGATACGTCAGGAGAACGCCGTCTTCGGGATTGAGATTCCGGAAGAGATATCGGATCCGGCCAAGTTCGGAACATTTCGTTGGAAAAGCTGA
- a CDS encoding aspartate-semialdehyde dehydrogenase, translating to MAKSAYKVAVVGATGAVGNMMIQVLEKRNFPVGELVLLASERSAGKTLKYKGKDLPVQELTESSFKGIEIGLFSAGGSISAKFAPIAAHEGCIVIDNTAHFRMDPDVPLVVPEVNPDALAGYTKRNIIANPNCSTIQMVVALKPLHDAARIKRIVVSTYQSVSGTGKDALEEMLVQSRDMATHIQWTKEDGLDKLWNSLSPFRTVKTTVYPHRIAFECLPQIDVFMDNGYTKEEMKMVWETKKIMDPAIQVTATTVRVPTFFGHSESVNIETERKLTARQATDLLSKAPGIKVMDDPANKKYPLTALAAGEDYTLVGRIREDESISNGLNLWVVSDNILKGAALNAVQIAEIMIDRYL from the coding sequence ATGGCGAAGAGCGCATACAAAGTGGCGGTAGTTGGAGCGACCGGCGCGGTCGGCAATATGATGATCCAGGTACTCGAAAAACGGAATTTTCCCGTTGGTGAACTGGTATTGTTGGCTTCAGAACGATCTGCGGGAAAGACTCTCAAGTACAAAGGTAAAGATTTACCGGTACAGGAACTCACCGAATCCTCGTTCAAGGGAATTGAGATCGGCCTGTTTTCCGCGGGCGGTTCCATCAGCGCGAAGTTTGCGCCGATAGCGGCTCATGAAGGCTGCATTGTTATTGATAATACGGCTCATTTCAGAATGGATCCGGACGTTCCGTTGGTCGTGCCTGAAGTGAATCCCGATGCCTTGGCCGGTTACACCAAGAGAAATATCATCGCGAATCCCAATTGCTCCACAATTCAAATGGTCGTAGCACTCAAGCCTCTTCACGACGCGGCAAGAATCAAGCGCATTGTGGTGTCTACCTATCAGTCCGTTTCAGGAACCGGCAAAGATGCATTGGAAGAAATGTTGGTCCAGTCTCGCGACATGGCCACACATATCCAGTGGACCAAAGAAGATGGCCTGGACAAACTCTGGAACTCGCTGTCTCCCTTCAGGACTGTCAAGACAACGGTATATCCGCACCGGATCGCTTTCGAATGTCTCCCGCAGATAGACGTTTTCATGGACAACGGGTACACGAAAGAAGAGATGAAAATGGTCTGGGAAACAAAGAAGATCATGGATCCAGCCATACAGGTCACGGCAACCACGGTGCGGGTGCCGACGTTCTTCGGTCATTCCGAATCGGTGAATATCGAGACTGAACGGAAATTGACCGCTCGCCAGGCTACGGATCTCCTCTCCAAGGCACCGGGAATCAAAGTCATGGACGATCCCGCGAATAAAAAGTATCCCCTTACCGCCCTTGCCGCTGGTGAGGATTACACGCTGGTGGGCCGTATCAGGGAAGACGAATCTATTTCCAATGGCCTGAATCTGTGGGTGGTTTCCGACAATATTCTCAAAGGCGCAGCTTTGAATGCCGTCCAAATCGCCGAAATCATGATCGATCGCTATCTCTGA
- a CDS encoding acetyl-CoA C-acetyltransferase, with the protein MSAKREAVIVSATRTPLGSFNGSLSGIGATKLGSIVIEEAVKRAGVEKSDVDEVIMGQVLPCGYGQNPARQAAIQAGIPFEAQCFTINKVCGSGLKAVMLAAQAIQLGDADIVIAGGMESMTNAPYYLAKARFGYRMGDGALVDSMLHDGLWDIVNDFHMGISNDLISEKWHISREDQDRYAALSYERALTSIQEGRFKEEIVPVLIPQKKGDPKVFDTDECPRETTYEALSRMKPAFQKDGYATAGNASIISDGAGALCVMSEETARKRGLGILARVGSQASAGMDMKYVLMAPILSIPKAAKKEGVDFHTVDLMEVNEAFAGSTVGVIRELGLDEDRCNVNGGSVALGHPIGASGARVLTTLLYAMKNRGVKTGMASLCLGGGEAVSLYVDR; encoded by the coding sequence ATGAGCGCCAAGCGTGAAGCAGTCATCGTAAGCGCCACCCGTACTCCGCTGGGTTCCTTCAACGGAAGCCTGAGCGGGATCGGGGCAACCAAGCTGGGAAGCATCGTCATAGAGGAGGCGGTAAAGCGAGCCGGTGTCGAAAAATCCGACGTAGACGAAGTGATCATGGGCCAGGTATTACCGTGTGGGTATGGTCAAAATCCGGCCCGACAAGCGGCGATTCAGGCAGGTATTCCTTTTGAGGCCCAATGTTTCACCATAAACAAAGTCTGCGGCTCCGGGCTCAAAGCAGTGATGCTGGCTGCACAAGCCATTCAACTGGGTGACGCGGATATCGTGATCGCCGGTGGAATGGAGAGCATGACCAATGCTCCCTATTATCTCGCAAAAGCGCGGTTCGGTTATCGTATGGGAGATGGGGCTCTCGTCGACAGCATGCTGCATGACGGCCTTTGGGATATCGTGAACGATTTCCACATGGGAATCAGCAACGATTTGATCAGTGAAAAATGGCACATTTCCCGCGAAGACCAGGATCGCTACGCAGCTTTGAGTTACGAACGCGCATTGACTTCCATACAGGAAGGCCGTTTCAAAGAGGAAATCGTCCCTGTCCTCATTCCGCAGAAAAAGGGCGATCCGAAAGTATTCGATACGGACGAATGTCCGCGTGAAACGACATACGAAGCACTCAGCCGGATGAAACCTGCATTCCAGAAGGACGGGTATGCCACTGCCGGGAACGCATCCATTATATCCGATGGAGCCGGCGCTCTTTGCGTGATGAGCGAAGAAACCGCCCGGAAGAGAGGTCTTGGCATACTTGCCCGCGTAGGCTCTCAGGCGAGTGCCGGAATGGATATGAAGTACGTGTTGATGGCTCCGATTCTCTCCATCCCCAAAGCGGCAAAAAAAGAAGGTGTGGATTTCCACACTGTGGACCTGATGGAAGTCAATGAGGCTTTTGCCGGGTCCACTGTGGGAGTAATCCGAGAACTCGGATTGGATGAGGATCGCTGCAACGTGAATGGAGGTTCCGTTGCTCTGGGGCATCCCATCGGCGCCAGCGGCGCACGGGTTTTGACAACCCTGTTGTACGCCATGAAAAATCGCGGAGTTAAGACAGGTATGGCTTCCTTGTGTCTCGGCGGAGGTGAGGCCGTGTCTCTGTATGTGGATCGATAG
- a CDS encoding MBL fold metallo-hydrolase encodes MIEQVVDGVRWIPGRDRFMPDSHMYVIGKSDAQEYTLIDCGLMEMGAYKIEELEQGNIPLSQVKRIIMTHTHVDHIGCLSEILTAIPHCEVWMHESEAEYLERGDDRIVFGNKMFDSMIRSQYSIPKDFFKTKVHRKLQGNETLDLGGLQFQVISIPGHSIGSIGLFNSEHRMFMSGDTIYADGAIGRYDLYSADAGKLKQSLDLIAGLSADILLPCHNRIVKSGANKMIRNTVAQWAPLLE; translated from the coding sequence GTGATTGAGCAGGTAGTTGACGGCGTCCGGTGGATTCCGGGCAGAGACAGATTCATGCCTGATTCACACATGTACGTGATCGGAAAATCCGATGCACAAGAATATACCCTCATAGATTGCGGCCTCATGGAAATGGGAGCCTACAAGATAGAAGAATTGGAACAGGGCAATATTCCCCTGAGTCAGGTTAAGCGCATTATTATGACCCACACGCATGTGGACCATATCGGATGCCTATCGGAAATACTAACGGCAATACCCCATTGTGAAGTCTGGATGCACGAATCAGAAGCAGAATACCTGGAACGCGGTGACGATAGAATAGTCTTCGGAAACAAGATGTTCGATTCCATGATTCGTTCACAGTATTCAATCCCAAAGGATTTCTTTAAGACCAAGGTTCATAGGAAACTCCAGGGAAACGAGACTCTCGATCTGGGAGGATTGCAGTTTCAGGTGATTAGTATTCCGGGGCACTCCATCGGGAGCATAGGACTCTTCAACAGCGAGCACAGAATGTTCATGTCCGGTGACACCATTTACGCGGATGGAGCAATCGGCCGCTACGATCTTTATTCCGCAGATGCTGGAAAGCTCAAGCAATCTTTGGACCTCATCGCCGGTTTGAGCGCTGATATCCTTTTGCCCTGTCACAACCGTATCGTGAAGAGTGGCGCTAATAAAATGATCAGGAATACTGTGGCACAGTGGGCTCCACTGCTCGAATAA
- a CDS encoding aconitate hydratase, with protein MGKTVAEKIIEAHLVEGDLKPGSEIAIKIDHTLTQDATGTMVFLEFMAMGIPRVKTEVSVSYVDHNLLQTDFKNADDHRFLRSVAAKFGVIYSRPGNGISHQVHLERFSVPGKTLLGSDSHTPTNAGSSMLAIGAGGLDVAMAMAGQPFYFIMPRIVGVKLTGALQPWVSGKDVILEMLRRLTVKGGVGKIFEYFGPGVETLSATDRATIGNMGAELGATSSMFPSDRRTREFLESQGRGHVWSEIIADPDAEYSEVIEIDLNTLEPLIACPSSPDNIKKVSEVEGIQVGQVIVGSSVNSSFRDLMITAKSLEERHCHPDVSLEINPGSSQVLLNVSKAGGVSNLILAGARIHQSGCLGCIGMGQAPGTGTVSLRTFPRNFPGRSGTFPDQVYLCSPETAVAAAIFGSITDPRKLGEYPVVKDPEQYAVNDDNFIFPPEDSSEVEVLMGPNIKQFPIFGPLDDTLEGPVILKVPDNITTDAIMPAGSKVLPFRSNIPAISAFVFEIIDPGFHVRAASVPAGLIVAGENYGQGSSREHAAIAPRYLNIRAKLAKSFARIHKANLINFGILPLVFANPEDYDALQQGETIRLENVRAAIQAGSETIIAKIKETGREVRLKLNVTDRERKILLAGGLINFASTS; from the coding sequence ATGGGAAAGACAGTTGCGGAAAAGATAATTGAAGCTCATCTGGTTGAAGGCGATCTGAAGCCTGGAAGCGAAATAGCCATAAAAATAGATCATACGCTGACACAGGACGCTACCGGTACCATGGTTTTTCTGGAGTTCATGGCTATGGGAATTCCCAGAGTCAAAACCGAGGTCTCTGTCAGCTATGTTGACCACAATCTGTTGCAGACCGATTTCAAGAACGCTGACGATCACCGGTTTCTCAGGTCTGTTGCTGCGAAATTCGGCGTAATTTACAGCCGCCCGGGAAACGGCATATCTCATCAGGTTCATCTGGAGCGTTTCAGCGTGCCGGGAAAGACTCTCCTCGGCTCGGATAGCCATACGCCCACGAACGCCGGCAGCTCCATGCTGGCGATTGGCGCCGGCGGTCTCGATGTAGCAATGGCCATGGCAGGCCAGCCTTTTTATTTCATCATGCCAAGGATTGTGGGCGTGAAGCTTACTGGAGCCCTTCAACCATGGGTATCCGGAAAAGACGTTATCCTGGAAATGCTCCGAAGATTGACGGTCAAAGGTGGAGTAGGGAAAATCTTCGAGTACTTTGGACCCGGAGTGGAAACACTTTCTGCCACCGATCGAGCCACGATTGGAAATATGGGGGCGGAACTCGGAGCAACGAGCAGCATGTTTCCTTCCGATCGGCGCACTCGGGAATTCCTTGAGAGCCAGGGAAGAGGACATGTCTGGAGTGAGATTATAGCGGACCCGGATGCCGAATACAGCGAGGTGATTGAAATCGATCTCAATACCCTCGAACCGTTGATCGCGTGCCCGAGTTCTCCCGACAATATCAAAAAAGTAAGTGAAGTCGAAGGAATACAGGTCGGTCAGGTCATTGTTGGGTCGTCCGTGAACTCCTCTTTTCGCGATTTGATGATCACCGCGAAAAGTCTCGAAGAGAGACATTGCCATCCGGATGTAAGTCTTGAAATAAACCCCGGAAGCAGTCAGGTTCTCCTGAATGTGTCCAAAGCGGGCGGTGTGTCCAATCTGATATTGGCAGGAGCCCGTATTCACCAGTCGGGGTGCCTCGGGTGCATCGGAATGGGGCAGGCTCCGGGAACCGGTACGGTTTCATTGAGAACGTTTCCCCGAAACTTCCCGGGAAGAAGCGGGACTTTTCCGGACCAGGTGTATCTCTGTTCACCGGAGACTGCTGTTGCGGCAGCAATATTCGGGAGCATCACAGACCCTCGGAAATTGGGCGAATACCCGGTTGTGAAAGATCCCGAGCAGTACGCGGTGAATGACGACAATTTCATTTTCCCTCCGGAGGACTCTTCCGAAGTGGAAGTGCTGATGGGCCCGAACATCAAACAATTCCCGATCTTCGGACCTCTGGATGACACGCTGGAAGGTCCAGTGATTCTGAAGGTGCCGGACAACATCACCACTGACGCGATCATGCCAGCGGGAAGTAAAGTGCTTCCCTTTAGAAGCAATATCCCTGCTATCAGCGCATTCGTTTTCGAGATCATCGATCCCGGTTTCCATGTCCGCGCCGCGTCTGTTCCTGCCGGCTTGATTGTCGCGGGCGAGAATTACGGTCAGGGGTCTTCCCGGGAGCACGCGGCAATCGCTCCCCGGTATTTGAATATTCGAGCCAAGCTCGCGAAGAGCTTTGCGCGAATTCATAAAGCCAACTTGATCAATTTCGGTATACTGCCGCTGGTCTTCGCCAATCCCGAAGATTATGATGCGTTACAACAAGGCGAAACGATACGATTGGAGAACGTCCGGGCCGCAATTCAGGCCGGGAGCGAAACCATTATTGCCAAAATAAAAGAGACAGGCCGTGAGGTGCGGCTCAAATTGAATGTGACCGACAGGGAGCGGAAGATATTGCTGGCAGGCGGGTTGATAAACTTTGCTTCGACTTCGTGA
- a CDS encoding PAS domain S-box protein: MEEKKPSTPAVNPHEYSAIPELMNKISVTTQTIDLDSIFTKDVTNSGSFDLRDVRKITFGKLLESIPIPTLLVDMSHAIVFANESVGKIGADPATLEGRWFSSIFSSSSERQNATAALNHVLADRKTNVFEGLIQLGTRMLWCRVSLRSLRFRKRRSVLAIIEDLTAEKKQLIINQKYQQLVQVFPIGIAEFSLTRPISVERSEDDMLAMIAQAQLVSGNCEFARMQGQSTIEALKGSSLKSLFPFEVEHRALFITWIRRGFPIQSFENRELTSSQTPRFFENTLVGNVKNDYLLGFWGMRQDITNRKQTEEALRAARDRLEEKVKERTAELLRTNQHLVQEITEREKAEMELAKLVGDLQEALAKVKTLTGLLPICASCKKIRDDKGYWTQVEVYVREHTDANFTHSICPECASKLYPDFYPPQS, from the coding sequence ATGGAAGAAAAGAAGCCCTCTACTCCTGCCGTGAATCCTCACGAGTATTCAGCAATACCGGAGCTGATGAATAAAATTTCTGTTACTACGCAGACAATAGACCTCGATAGCATTTTTACAAAAGATGTAACGAATTCAGGTAGTTTCGATCTCAGGGACGTGAGGAAGATCACGTTCGGAAAGTTGCTGGAATCCATCCCTATTCCCACCCTGCTGGTGGATATGTCCCATGCGATCGTTTTTGCCAACGAATCTGTTGGAAAAATAGGAGCCGATCCCGCGACCCTGGAAGGACGGTGGTTTTCTTCGATTTTTTCTTCCAGCAGCGAACGCCAGAATGCCACAGCGGCTCTCAATCATGTGCTTGCAGATCGCAAAACCAATGTTTTCGAAGGGTTGATTCAGCTTGGAACCCGGATGTTATGGTGTCGGGTGAGCCTGAGATCGCTTCGTTTCAGAAAAAGGCGATCCGTGCTGGCAATCATAGAAGACCTTACCGCTGAGAAAAAACAGCTCATTATCAATCAGAAGTATCAGCAACTCGTTCAGGTGTTCCCTATCGGAATAGCCGAGTTTTCATTGACCCGGCCCATTTCCGTCGAAAGGTCGGAAGATGACATGCTCGCCATGATCGCACAGGCGCAGCTTGTGAGCGGCAACTGCGAGTTTGCCAGAATGCAGGGACAGTCGACCATCGAAGCGCTCAAAGGATCTTCTCTCAAGAGCTTGTTTCCGTTTGAGGTCGAACACCGCGCTCTGTTTATCACCTGGATAAGACGGGGTTTTCCTATTCAATCTTTTGAAAACAGAGAACTTACTTCCAGTCAAACCCCACGGTTTTTCGAGAATACGCTCGTTGGCAATGTGAAGAACGATTATCTGCTCGGGTTCTGGGGAATGCGCCAGGATATTACAAACAGGAAACAGACGGAGGAAGCCCTACGCGCAGCAAGGGACAGGCTGGAAGAAAAGGTGAAAGAACGGACGGCAGAGCTGCTCAGGACCAACCAGCATCTGGTTCAGGAGATCACGGAACGGGAAAAAGCTGAAATGGAATTGGCCAAACTTGTAGGAGATCTGCAGGAAGCCTTGGCTAAGGTGAAGACCCTTACCGGACTTTTGCCGATTTGTGCATCATGCAAGAAGATCCGTGATGATAAAGGATATTGGACGCAGGTCGAAGTATACGTGAGAGAACATACCGACGCGAATTTCACCCACAGTATTTGTCCGGAATGTGCATCAAAATTGTATCCTGATTTTTACCCGCCTCAATCTTGA
- a CDS encoding redoxin domain-containing protein, producing MNLQDRLNSIKSHFEAKAAPEAINIMHRATEDLRSSGILEHVLKVGAKAPEFALPNTRDEIVRSTDLLRKGPLVVAFYRGVW from the coding sequence ATGAATCTTCAAGATAGACTCAATTCCATCAAAAGCCATTTCGAAGCGAAAGCAGCGCCCGAGGCAATCAACATTATGCATCGCGCTACTGAAGACCTTCGAAGTTCAGGTATTCTCGAACATGTGCTGAAGGTCGGGGCCAAGGCGCCCGAGTTTGCTCTTCCCAACACCCGAGATGAGATCGTCCGGTCAACGGATCTGCTCCGGAAAGGACCTCTTGTTGTAGCCTTTTACCGTGGCGTGTGGTGA